Proteins encoded together in one Neobacillus sp. FSL H8-0543 window:
- a CDS encoding amino acid ABC transporter permease, translating to MYLNSIFADPERTARLIDIAQSSFLPLLKGAIFYTIPLTLISFIIGLTLAILTALARISDVKILQMVARVYVSIIRGTPLLLQLFIIFYGLPNVGIIIDSFLAAIIGFSLSVGAYASEIIRAAILSTPKGQWEAGYSIGMSYSQVLRRIILPQAARVSIPPLSNSFISLVKDTSLASVVLVTEMFRRAQEIASSNYEYLLVYSEAGLIYWVICFFLSIVQQSIEGKMDRYV from the coding sequence ATGTACTTAAATAGTATCTTTGCTGACCCAGAGAGAACAGCACGGCTAATTGACATTGCTCAAAGTTCCTTTCTGCCCCTCTTGAAAGGGGCTATTTTTTATACAATACCCTTAACCCTTATCTCATTTATTATTGGACTAACTTTAGCCATTCTAACGGCATTAGCCCGAATCTCGGATGTTAAGATATTACAGATGGTTGCAAGAGTTTATGTTTCAATCATTCGAGGAACGCCATTATTATTGCAGTTATTTATTATCTTTTACGGACTTCCTAATGTGGGGATTATTATCGATTCTTTTCTGGCGGCAATTATCGGATTTTCTCTTAGTGTCGGTGCTTACGCTTCAGAAATCATCCGGGCGGCAATCCTTTCGACACCGAAGGGGCAATGGGAAGCAGGTTATTCGATTGGCATGTCCTATTCGCAGGTATTGAGAAGAATTATCCTGCCCCAAGCCGCAAGAGTATCCATCCCGCCCCTATCGAACTCGTTTATTAGTCTAGTCAAAGACACTTCACTGGCATCAGTCGTGTTGGTTACGGAAATGTTTCGAAGGGCTCAAGAAATTGCCTCTTCCAACTATGAATATTTATTGGTCTATTCAGAAGCTGGTCTTATTTATTGGGTCATCTGTTTTTTCCTTTCTATCGTTCAACAAAGCATTGAGGGGAAAATGGATCGATATGTGTGA